In Flavobacterium endoglycinae, one DNA window encodes the following:
- the traK gene encoding conjugative transposon protein TraK — translation MKNIDTAFKYVRGFTMLVIICCAVICCYTLSRSFQTVSRMQDKIYILAAGKALEAYASDRKDNVPVEARDHIKTFHQFFFTLDPDDKVIKTNVTKALYLADESAKRIYDDLKENGFYSGIISGNISQTIQIDSVTVDTRDYPYRFKCFSRQNIIRTTSILKRSLITEGSLRNVSRSDNNPHGFLIERFNTIENRDLTVENRK, via the coding sequence ATGAAAAATATAGACACTGCATTTAAATATGTGAGAGGATTTACGATGCTTGTTATTATATGCTGCGCTGTGATCTGCTGTTACACTTTAAGCAGAAGTTTTCAGACTGTAAGCCGCATGCAGGATAAGATATACATCCTGGCGGCAGGAAAAGCTCTGGAAGCCTATGCGTCGGACAGAAAAGATAATGTGCCTGTTGAAGCAAGAGACCATATTAAAACTTTTCACCAGTTTTTCTTTACCCTGGATCCGGACGATAAGGTAATTAAAACCAATGTAACTAAAGCGCTTTATCTGGCGGACGAAAGTGCTAAAAGAATTTATGATGACCTGAAAGAAAACGGCTTTTATTCCGGGATTATTTCAGGAAATATAAGCCAGACCATACAGATTGACAGTGTAACTGTCGATACAAGGGACTATCCCTACCGCTTTAAATGCTTCTCTCGGCAGAACATTATCAGAACCACCAGCATTTTAAAAAGAAGCCTGATTACCGAAGGAAGCCTGCGCAATGTATCAAGAAGCGACAACAATCCGCATGGTTTTTTAATTGAACGTTTCAATACGATTGAAAACCGGGATTTAACTGTTGAAAACCGAAAATGA
- the traM gene encoding conjugative transposon protein TraM encodes MEQKTISIKEAKKRKMLLILPIITLPFITILFYTLGGGRMEAAAAENEIKKGFNFKLPLPNFKEDSSLNKMSYYDQAAVDSIKLQEQIKKDPNYSNQKVLQESLKEFPELDFASQSFSKKRNGLNAVAPQDRNEQKIYEKLQLLQKTISQPAPVKNYGQDMREFENYGSSNEVSAQIKNLEQMMSAMGETQPDPELQQLGGMLENILDIQHPSRVQERLKQNSEQKKGKVYSVNLKSKADNISSLQENTKPADNFKLNAFFTADEDLNPDHQQNVLEAAVHEAQTIVNGSVVKLRLTADITLQGTTIPKNTFVYGMAALKGERLEIKIENLQHHGSIFPVQLSVFDIDGIEGIYIPGAINRDVAKASADRSIQTLGLTGITDSWGAQAAGMGIEAAKSLMSKKVKLIKVAVKAGYKVLLYDEKQKDLKP; translated from the coding sequence ATGGAACAGAAGACGATATCAATTAAAGAAGCAAAAAAACGAAAAATGCTTCTGATTCTGCCAATCATAACACTTCCTTTTATCACCATTCTTTTTTACACCCTTGGAGGAGGGAGAATGGAAGCCGCAGCGGCTGAAAATGAAATAAAGAAAGGATTTAATTTTAAACTGCCGCTTCCAAATTTTAAAGAAGATTCATCCTTGAATAAAATGAGCTACTATGACCAGGCAGCAGTAGATTCCATCAAACTGCAGGAGCAGATTAAAAAAGATCCCAACTATTCCAATCAAAAAGTTCTTCAAGAATCTTTAAAGGAGTTCCCGGAACTGGATTTTGCCTCCCAGAGTTTTTCAAAAAAAAGAAACGGCTTGAATGCAGTGGCCCCGCAGGATAGAAACGAGCAGAAAATATACGAAAAGCTGCAGCTGCTACAGAAAACCATCAGCCAGCCTGCACCGGTTAAAAATTACGGGCAGGATATGAGGGAGTTTGAAAACTACGGCTCATCAAATGAAGTATCCGCCCAGATTAAGAACTTGGAACAGATGATGTCCGCAATGGGCGAAACTCAGCCGGATCCCGAACTGCAGCAGCTCGGCGGGATGCTCGAAAATATACTGGATATCCAGCATCCTTCAAGAGTACAGGAACGTTTAAAACAGAATTCCGAACAAAAAAAAGGAAAAGTATATTCTGTAAACCTAAAAAGTAAAGCAGATAATATCAGCTCACTTCAAGAAAATACAAAACCCGCAGACAATTTCAAATTGAACGCTTTTTTCACGGCAGATGAGGATTTAAATCCAGATCATCAGCAGAATGTACTTGAAGCTGCCGTTCACGAAGCACAGACCATTGTAAATGGATCGGTGGTTAAACTAAGGCTCACTGCCGATATTACGCTTCAGGGAACAACAATACCGAAAAACACCTTCGTATACGGCATGGCGGCATTGAAAGGTGAAAGGCTTGAAATAAAGATAGAAAATCTCCAGCATCATGGTTCCATTTTCCCGGTGCAGCTCTCGGTCTTTGATATTGACGGAATTGAGGGCATATACATTCCAGGTGCCATTAACAGGGATGTGGCCAAAGCATCTGCCGACCGGTCGATTCAGACACTCGGACTTACCGGTATTACCGATTCATGGGGAGCACAGGCTGCGGGAATGGGCATTGAGGCGGCCAAAAGTCTTATGAGCAAAAAGGTAAAACTCATAAAAGTTGCGGTAAAAGCAGGATACAAGGTGCTGTTATATGATGAAAAACAAAAGGATTTAAAACCATAA
- a CDS encoding DUF4133 domain-containing protein has protein sequence MSSSVYQINKGINQSIEFKGLKAQYIWYLGGGVVSLMILFAIMYIIGLPSLVCVGLIGTAGAFLVFKIYRMSNKYGEYGMMKALARKQIPKHIKVYSRDIFIKR, from the coding sequence ATGAGCAGCAGTGTTTACCAGATTAATAAGGGAATCAATCAGAGTATTGAATTCAAAGGGCTTAAGGCACAGTACATCTGGTACCTGGGCGGAGGCGTCGTCTCACTCATGATTCTCTTTGCTATCATGTATATCATCGGTCTGCCTTCTCTTGTATGCGTAGGTTTGATTGGAACAGCAGGAGCATTTCTTGTCTTCAAGATTTATAGAATGAGCAATAAGTACGGTGAGTATGGAATGATGAAAGCTCTTGCGAGAAAACAGATTCCAAAGCATATCAAGGTTTACAGCAGGGATATTTTTATAAAGAGATAG
- a CDS encoding DUF4134 domain-containing protein, whose product MKKCSWKLKCFWKKNKVQATAILLLLLINGTGYAQDGVAGINEANQKVRSYFDAGTELMYAVGAILGLIGAVKVYQKWNAGDPDTGKVAAAWFGSCVFLVVVATVIKSFFGV is encoded by the coding sequence ATGAAAAAATGTAGCTGGAAATTAAAGTGTTTTTGGAAAAAGAATAAAGTGCAGGCCACTGCAATTCTTTTATTGCTGCTGATTAATGGCACGGGATACGCACAGGACGGCGTGGCGGGAATTAATGAAGCCAACCAGAAAGTGAGAAGTTATTTTGACGCGGGCACTGAACTCATGTACGCAGTAGGTGCCATACTCGGCCTGATAGGCGCAGTTAAGGTGTATCAGAAATGGAATGCGGGAGATCCCGATACAGGAAAAGTTGCCGCTGCCTGGTTTGGGAGCTGCGTATTTCTGGTTGTGGTGGCAACCGTAATTAAATCCTTTTTCGGCGTTTAG
- a CDS encoding helix-turn-helix domain-containing protein, with translation MIFKKSNYKTQGIALCVFENLKSANAFKDLIPEQHSTVLIVNSGAAAISINSRTIHLFASELIAIPKRSDFEVVMMSTELCVSILSFTSEFAFENSIRWPHIGYFNFFTARYVSKIFLKKKELKNLMDLLLLAGTRLELSNSRVFKKELILLSFNLFLYELASLYYRSSWLEKTRYSAAEKTAVHFFRLVELHCREQHSVRFYADALNISSGHLTKTIKLVTEITAKQCIENALVLEAKILLQNNDLTILNVSETLRFANTSFFSNFFKRHTQMSPSEYRLKLHSAY, from the coding sequence TTGATATTTAAGAAATCAAATTATAAGACGCAGGGTATTGCGTTGTGCGTTTTTGAAAATCTAAAATCCGCAAACGCTTTCAAGGATTTAATTCCAGAGCAGCACTCGACGGTCCTCATAGTAAACTCCGGTGCCGCCGCCATCAGCATCAACAGCAGGACGATACACTTATTTGCCAGTGAACTGATAGCCATTCCCAAGAGATCAGACTTCGAGGTTGTGATGATGAGCACGGAACTGTGCGTATCCATACTGTCATTTACATCAGAATTTGCATTTGAAAACAGCATCAGGTGGCCCCATATCGGGTATTTTAATTTTTTCACCGCCAGATACGTGTCCAAAATTTTCCTGAAGAAAAAGGAACTTAAGAATCTTATGGATCTGCTGCTGCTGGCAGGCACGAGGCTGGAATTATCAAACTCACGGGTTTTCAAAAAGGAACTCATCCTTTTGAGCTTCAACCTTTTTTTATATGAGCTCGCCAGTCTGTACTACAGAAGTTCCTGGCTTGAAAAGACCAGATATTCCGCTGCGGAAAAAACAGCCGTCCATTTTTTCAGATTAGTTGAGCTCCACTGCAGAGAACAGCACAGCGTAAGGTTTTACGCAGATGCCCTGAACATTTCCTCAGGGCATCTTACTAAAACCATCAAACTGGTTACAGAGATAACGGCCAAGCAGTGCATTGAAAACGCGCTGGTTCTTGAAGCCAAAATTCTGCTTCAGAATAATGATTTAACCATTCTAAATGTTTCGGAAACACTACGATTTGCAAACACTTCTTTCTTTAGTAATTTTTTTAAAAGACATACCCAGATGTCTCCTTCCGAATATCGATTAAAATTACATTCCGCCTACTGA
- a CDS encoding conjugal transfer protein TraI, translating to MKTKITACLICLLLIGTPARPAEKTAALPILEIVKAVTKKVIKAIDLRIQKLQNKTIWLQNAQKQVENVLSKLKLDEISDWTQKQKDLYKGYYEELAKVKSIITYYQRIKEITKKQTRLVEEYQRAWNLFKRDTHFKESEILYMERVYTGILEESVKNIDQIFLILDSFTTQMSDLKRLEIINKAADQIDANYDDLKMFNQQNMLLSLQRAKTEADVNRVKQFYGIP from the coding sequence ATGAAAACAAAAATCACGGCCTGTCTGATCTGCCTGCTGCTTATCGGCACTCCGGCCAGACCGGCTGAAAAAACGGCGGCACTGCCCATTCTTGAAATAGTAAAAGCGGTAACCAAAAAAGTAATTAAGGCAATTGATCTGCGGATCCAGAAACTGCAGAATAAAACGATATGGCTCCAGAACGCGCAGAAGCAGGTCGAAAATGTCCTGTCTAAATTAAAACTCGACGAAATCTCAGACTGGACGCAGAAACAGAAAGATCTCTATAAAGGATACTATGAAGAGCTGGCGAAGGTAAAATCCATTATCACCTATTACCAGAGGATAAAGGAAATTACAAAAAAACAGACAAGACTCGTCGAAGAATATCAAAGAGCGTGGAACCTTTTTAAAAGAGACACTCATTTTAAAGAAAGTGAGATTTTGTACATGGAGCGTGTCTACACCGGAATACTGGAGGAAAGCGTAAAGAATATTGACCAGATCTTTTTGATACTGGACTCCTTTACCACCCAGATGAGCGATCTGAAAAGGCTTGAAATTATCAATAAAGCCGCAGACCAGATTGATGCCAATTACGATGACCTTAAAATGTTTAACCAGCAGAACATGCTGCTGAGCCTGCAGCGGGCTAAAACGGAAGCAGATGTAAATAGAGTAAAACAATTTTACGGAATTCCATAA
- a CDS encoding TerB family tellurite resistance protein, whose translation MKKILVVGLIMCFSIIPEKAHAQSAEIQQLILNIEKLSQFKKILSDMKKGYELLSGGYKTVKDMSEGNFSLHKTFLDALMQVSPMVKNYKKVGDIINYQILLVKESRNGLTTFSKSGNFSERELKYFETVYGNLLNLSLRNLDELTMVVTADKLRMSDDERLEAVDTIFLEMQDKLVFLRDFNASSNILLLQRAKERNDVQASETLR comes from the coding sequence ATGAAAAAAATACTGGTTGTAGGACTGATTATGTGCTTTTCAATTATTCCTGAAAAAGCACATGCCCAGTCAGCAGAGATACAGCAGCTGATCCTCAACATTGAAAAACTATCGCAGTTCAAAAAGATTCTCAGTGATATGAAAAAGGGATATGAATTGCTTTCAGGAGGATACAAGACGGTTAAAGATATGTCGGAAGGAAACTTCAGCCTTCATAAAACCTTTCTGGATGCCCTGATGCAGGTCAGCCCGATGGTAAAAAATTACAAAAAGGTCGGAGACATTATAAATTATCAGATTCTGCTGGTCAAAGAAAGCAGGAACGGACTGACCACATTTTCAAAAAGCGGGAACTTCAGTGAAAGGGAGCTGAAGTATTTTGAAACCGTTTACGGCAATCTGCTTAACCTCAGCCTGCGCAATCTTGATGAACTTACGATGGTGGTTACAGCAGACAAGCTGAGAATGTCAGATGATGAACGGCTTGAAGCGGTTGATACTATTTTTCTTGAGATGCAGGATAAACTGGTGTTTCTGCGGGACTTTAATGCCTCTTCAAACATACTGCTGCTGCAGCGGGCAAAGGAAAGAAATGATGTGCAGGCTTCTGAGACTCTTCGATAA
- the traJ gene encoding conjugative transposon protein TraJ has protein sequence MKLSLKNKNKILSAILFQLPCLIRAQGLGDDMQSLHSVLDQLYDEMIPLCSNLLAVGQGIAGFGTIWYIASRVWRHIASAEPIDFYPLFRPFVIGFCIMIFPSVLALINVVMKPTVTATAAMVTGSNNAVAVLLKEKEKAIKETDPWKMYVGAAGAGDRNRWYKYTHDGADPSSESMLAGIGNDIKFAMEKASYSFRNSVKEWLSEVLRVLFEAAALCIDTLRTFQLVVLSILGPLVFGIAVFDGFQHTLTVWLARYINIYLWLPVANIFGSIIGKIQELMLKLDLSQVLATGDTFFSRTDMSYLIFMIIGIIGYFTVPSVANYIVHAGGGGALAQKTTTLFSTSASSAVSKTSQGTAMVLDSMGNAAGRMSQSMSASSASSPYFEEKGNYMSERLKGNSKQT, from the coding sequence ATGAAACTCTCATTAAAAAACAAAAATAAAATTCTTTCTGCAATTCTGTTCCAGCTGCCTTGTTTGATTAGGGCTCAAGGATTAGGCGATGATATGCAGAGCCTTCATTCCGTTTTAGACCAGCTTTACGATGAAATGATCCCTTTGTGCAGCAATCTTCTAGCGGTCGGACAGGGAATCGCAGGATTCGGCACAATCTGGTATATCGCCTCCAGAGTATGGAGACATATAGCAAGCGCCGAACCGATTGATTTCTATCCGCTGTTCCGTCCCTTTGTAATCGGATTCTGCATCATGATTTTCCCATCTGTCCTTGCTCTTATCAACGTGGTTATGAAACCCACAGTTACGGCAACTGCCGCTATGGTAACAGGATCCAATAATGCAGTTGCAGTATTATTAAAAGAAAAAGAAAAGGCTATTAAAGAAACAGATCCCTGGAAAATGTATGTTGGTGCGGCGGGCGCCGGGGACCGGAACAGATGGTATAAATACACCCATGACGGAGCCGACCCATCAAGTGAGAGCATGCTGGCAGGAATAGGCAACGACATCAAGTTTGCAATGGAAAAGGCTTCGTACAGTTTTAGGAACTCAGTCAAGGAATGGCTGAGCGAGGTACTGAGAGTTTTGTTCGAGGCGGCGGCCTTATGCATTGATACACTGAGAACATTTCAGCTGGTTGTCCTCTCCATCCTGGGACCTCTTGTTTTTGGAATAGCGGTCTTTGACGGATTCCAGCATACCCTTACGGTCTGGCTGGCCAGATATATCAATATTTATCTGTGGCTGCCGGTTGCCAATATATTTGGCAGCATTATAGGCAAGATTCAGGAACTGATGCTCAAACTGGATCTTTCCCAGGTACTGGCTACCGGAGATACCTTTTTCAGCAGGACCGACATGTCTTACCTTATTTTTATGATAATCGGCATTATAGGATACTTCACTGTCCCATCGGTAGCTAATTACATTGTCCATGCAGGCGGCGGCGGAGCACTGGCCCAGAAAACCACAACCCTTTTCAGCACCTCAGCCAGTTCAGCGGTTTCCAAGACATCACAGGGAACCGCAATGGTTCTGGATTCAATGGGAAATGCCGCAGGAAGGATGTCGCAGAGCATGTCTGCATCTTCAGCCTCTTCACCCTATTTTGAGGAGAAAGGAAACTATATGAGCGAGAGGCTCAAAGGAAATTCAAAACAAACTTAA
- the traN gene encoding conjugative transposon protein TraN — protein MKRINYLFLMSLLLVSVWAYPQLKSRETVFYEDQYKNLQIGYSKTTSIVFPYPIKSIDKGSADVLVQKAKGVENILLVKAARQYFFQTNLTVVTSDAKLYVFVLNYNEDCPDLNIKAQNAAAASKDVLFTLENENQKKIEQSASLALSKKIKTSGLKKAKFQIKLEVSGIFIHEDVLYLRVVFENKSKISYDIDQLRFFIRDQRKSKRTASQEIEIQPLYCTSSIAVIPDKSEVVKVFALEKFTIPDNKLLTLQLLEKNGGRHLEANVKKNLADKVIPLP, from the coding sequence ATGAAAAGAATTAATTATTTGTTTTTAATGAGTCTGCTGCTGGTTTCTGTTTGGGCTTATCCCCAGTTAAAGAGCAGGGAAACTGTTTTTTATGAAGACCAATATAAAAATCTTCAGATCGGCTATTCGAAGACTACCAGCATCGTTTTTCCCTACCCGATTAAAAGCATCGATAAAGGCAGTGCTGATGTTCTGGTGCAGAAAGCCAAAGGGGTGGAGAATATTCTGCTTGTAAAAGCGGCGAGACAATATTTTTTCCAGACTAACCTGACAGTAGTCACCTCTGATGCAAAATTGTATGTATTTGTACTGAACTACAATGAAGACTGCCCTGACCTGAATATAAAAGCACAAAATGCTGCGGCTGCGAGTAAGGATGTACTATTTACTTTAGAGAACGAAAATCAGAAAAAAATAGAACAGTCTGCTTCACTGGCATTATCAAAAAAAATAAAGACCAGCGGCTTAAAAAAAGCTAAGTTTCAGATAAAACTGGAGGTCAGCGGCATTTTTATACATGAGGATGTGCTGTATCTGCGCGTAGTATTTGAGAATAAATCCAAAATCAGCTATGATATCGACCAGCTTCGTTTTTTCATAAGAGACCAGCGAAAATCAAAACGAACTGCCTCGCAGGAAATTGAGATTCAGCCGCTGTACTGCACTTCATCAATTGCGGTGATTCCTGATAAGTCTGAAGTAGTAAAAGTTTTTGCACTGGAGAAATTTACCATTCCAGACAATAAGCTTTTAACGCTTCAGCTGCTGGAAAAGAATGGCGGTAGGCATTTGGAAGCCAACGTTAAAAAAAATCTGGCCGATAAAGTAATCCCGCTGCCATAA
- a CDS encoding TraG family conjugative transposon ATPase gives MEKRMENILPIMAVEHDCILSKQGDVTVVFKAELPEIFTLSDQEYEAFHQSWIKAIKVLPKFCIFHKQDWFLENAYKADFSGDDSSFLTRSSERFFNERPFLEHSCYIMLTKKPQGRKNSSSLFSNLLRSSIVPEDVLSQQLLQDFEDACGQFKRIMEDGGFVKLARLKNEALKSESRKIGLIEKYCFLAEREDSFVFNDIKFDEGLSVGDKHCQLFTLGDAADLPALCGSRINFDRYSTDKTKFSVGFASTLGQLLSCSHIYNQYLFIEDAQKTIQKLESKRLRLQSLSAYSRENMIARDAANDFLNEAVSQQRLPVKAHFNVLCWSTSKEKLKDIKNKVSSALAQMDAAAKQETVGAPQIYWAGIPGNAADFPMNDTFDTFTEQAVCFLNMETGYRSSLSPCGIRLGDRLTGKPVHVDISDEPVKMGICTNRNKFILGPSGSGKSFFTNHMVRSYYEQGTHIVLVDVGHSYKGLCDMVSGYYFTYDEKNPIRFNPFYISEGDNLDTEKKESIKTLLLALWKKDDETFNRSEYVALSNALQLYYEKLEINAAVFPCFNSFYEFLKDDFVSILESDKVKEKDFDVNNFLYVLRPYYKGGEFDYLLNATENLNLLKERFIVFELDNIKDHPILFPVVTIIIMEVFINKMRKLKGIRKMILIEEAWKAIAKEGMAEYLRYLFKTVRKFFGEAIVVTQEVEDIISSPVVKQAIINNSDCKILLDQSKYQNKFDQIQELLGLTDKEKALVLSVNKANDPAKKYKEVFISLGGMLSKVYRTEVSLEEYLAYTTEESEKVKMNAYAQKFGGDIKKGIAAMAQEMRNGN, from the coding sequence ATGGAGAAGAGGATGGAAAATATACTGCCGATAATGGCAGTGGAACATGATTGCATTTTATCAAAACAGGGAGATGTGACGGTGGTTTTTAAAGCGGAACTTCCTGAGATTTTTACCTTATCCGATCAGGAGTACGAAGCTTTTCACCAGTCATGGATTAAAGCCATTAAAGTTCTTCCTAAGTTCTGCATTTTTCATAAACAGGACTGGTTTTTAGAAAATGCCTATAAAGCTGATTTTTCAGGAGATGACAGCAGTTTTTTAACCAGAAGCAGCGAACGTTTTTTCAATGAGAGACCCTTTCTGGAGCATTCCTGTTATATTATGCTGACCAAGAAACCGCAGGGAAGAAAGAATTCAAGCTCCCTTTTTTCTAATCTGCTGAGAAGCTCCATTGTTCCAGAAGATGTTCTAAGCCAGCAGCTGCTGCAGGATTTTGAAGATGCCTGCGGACAGTTTAAGAGAATTATGGAAGACGGCGGGTTTGTCAAGCTGGCCAGACTGAAAAATGAAGCGCTTAAAAGCGAGAGCAGAAAAATTGGGCTGATCGAAAAGTACTGCTTCTTAGCTGAAAGGGAGGATTCATTTGTTTTTAATGATATCAAATTTGATGAAGGCTTATCGGTGGGCGACAAACACTGCCAGCTTTTCACTCTGGGAGATGCCGCTGATCTGCCGGCGTTATGCGGATCACGAATCAACTTTGACCGTTATTCGACGGATAAAACCAAGTTCAGTGTCGGCTTTGCCTCCACTCTCGGCCAGCTCTTGTCCTGCAGCCATATCTATAATCAGTATCTGTTTATTGAAGATGCCCAGAAAACAATCCAAAAGCTGGAAAGCAAAAGATTAAGGCTTCAGTCTTTGTCCGCCTACAGCAGGGAAAATATGATTGCAAGGGATGCAGCGAATGACTTTTTAAATGAAGCTGTTTCCCAGCAGAGGCTTCCCGTTAAGGCTCATTTTAATGTGCTATGCTGGAGCACCAGTAAGGAAAAGCTTAAGGATATTAAAAACAAAGTCTCCTCTGCCCTTGCCCAGATGGATGCGGCGGCTAAGCAGGAAACTGTCGGAGCCCCGCAGATCTACTGGGCGGGAATCCCGGGAAACGCGGCGGACTTTCCCATGAATGACACTTTTGACACCTTCACGGAGCAGGCAGTCTGCTTTCTGAATATGGAAACAGGTTACAGATCATCGCTGAGTCCCTGCGGCATAAGACTCGGCGACCGTCTGACGGGAAAGCCGGTTCATGTGGACATCAGCGATGAGCCCGTCAAAATGGGAATCTGCACCAACAGAAACAAATTTATTCTCGGGCCTTCAGGAAGCGGCAAGTCCTTTTTTACCAATCATATGGTGAGAAGCTATTACGAACAGGGAACCCATATTGTACTGGTGGATGTCGGGCACAGCTATAAGGGGCTCTGTGATATGGTCAGCGGCTATTATTTTACTTATGATGAAAAAAATCCTATCCGTTTTAATCCCTTTTATATTTCAGAGGGAGACAATCTGGATACTGAGAAAAAAGAAAGCATTAAAACCCTGCTGCTTGCACTCTGGAAAAAAGACGATGAAACCTTTAACCGAAGCGAATATGTGGCACTTTCCAATGCGCTCCAGCTGTATTATGAAAAGTTGGAGATTAATGCTGCTGTCTTTCCGTGTTTTAACAGCTTTTATGAATTTCTAAAAGATGATTTTGTTTCCATACTCGAAAGCGACAAAGTAAAAGAAAAAGACTTTGACGTAAACAATTTTCTCTATGTGCTTCGTCCTTACTACAAAGGAGGCGAGTTTGACTATTTGTTGAATGCAACAGAAAATCTAAACCTGCTAAAGGAAAGATTTATAGTATTTGAACTCGACAATATCAAGGACCATCCGATTCTTTTTCCAGTGGTAACCATAATCATCATGGAAGTATTTATCAACAAGATGCGCAAGCTGAAAGGCATCCGAAAAATGATTTTAATTGAAGAAGCCTGGAAAGCTATTGCCAAGGAAGGGATGGCAGAATATTTACGGTATTTATTCAAGACCGTTCGTAAATTCTTTGGAGAAGCCATAGTAGTGACCCAGGAGGTTGAAGATATTATTTCTTCACCTGTGGTGAAACAGGCCATTATCAACAACAGTGACTGCAAAATCCTGCTGGACCAGAGCAAGTACCAGAATAAATTTGACCAGATACAGGAACTTCTCGGCCTTACCGACAAAGAAAAAGCACTGGTGCTTTCGGTAAATAAAGCCAATGATCCCGCAAAAAAATACAAGGAAGTCTTTATCTCTCTGGGAGGAATGCTTTCAAAGGTTTACAGGACAGAGGTGTCGCTGGAGGAATATCTTGCCTACACAACCGAGGAAAGCGAGAAAGTGAAAATGAACGCGTACGCCCAAAAGTTCGGCGGCGACATCAAAAAAGGAATTGCCGCTATGGCTCAGGAAATGCGAAATGGAAATTAA